In Anaerolineales bacterium, a single window of DNA contains:
- a CDS encoding response regulator transcription factor encodes MSDPDLKRLQLTLVEDNVALREALREGLEDSGIVSVVAEAEAGDRAIELCLETPPDVILMDVQLAGEMNGIQAAVAIRREYPRLPVVFYSIQDEDAYYRDFRRSGILSHYAYVRKSNFLLPEMIIPLLQDAISGRSFIDPEIVSRVEEVRHKDEQSPIALLEPIEQDVAGMLAQGLTNEQIAGRLGFRDKRTVSRINGAIYTAWGLVETATDEKVARTRAAIIYQRGQLIVWDADGVPKIANRKGEWVPLDDES; translated from the coding sequence ATGTCTGATCCTGATCTGAAACGATTGCAGCTCACTCTGGTCGAGGACAACGTTGCGCTGCGGGAAGCGCTGCGGGAGGGCCTGGAAGATTCCGGCATTGTGAGCGTCGTGGCGGAAGCGGAAGCGGGAGATCGCGCCATCGAGCTGTGCCTGGAAACGCCGCCGGACGTCATCTTGATGGACGTCCAGTTGGCCGGCGAAATGAACGGCATCCAGGCCGCCGTGGCCATTCGCCGCGAATATCCGCGCTTGCCTGTCGTTTTCTATTCGATCCAGGACGAAGACGCCTACTACCGCGATTTCCGCCGCTCCGGAATCCTGAGCCACTACGCTTACGTGCGCAAATCGAACTTTCTGCTGCCGGAGATGATCATCCCGCTGCTGCAAGATGCGATCTCCGGGCGGAGTTTCATCGATCCGGAGATCGTCTCGCGCGTCGAGGAAGTGCGTCACAAGGACGAACAATCCCCGATCGCTTTGCTGGAGCCCATCGAGCAGGACGTTGCAGGCATGCTCGCACAGGGGTTGACCAACGAACAAATCGCCGGACGGCTTGGTTTTCGGGACAAGCGGACAGTCAGCCGCATCAACGGGGCGATTTACACCGCCTGGGGTTTGGTCGAGACAGCGACGGATGAGAAAGTGGCCCGGACGCGAGCGGCGATCATCTATCAACGCGGCCAACTCATCGTTTGGGATGCGGATGGCGTTCCCAAGATCGCCAATCGAAAAGGGGAGTGGGTGCCGTTGGACGATGAATCTTGA
- the uppS gene encoding polyprenyl diphosphate synthase: protein MTDTDTKTLTQTSSPIHAPVRTLPQHIGIIMDGNGRWARARGLPRHAGHRAGVENLRRTIRAVGEHGIGYMTIYAFSTENWHRPKQEVKHLIALIDPFLERELPELHKEGVQLRHLGTLNGLPPSTQRNVRKATELTRNNRNLILNIAFNYGGRAEVANAIRQILREGTSVDDVCEALVEQHLYTAGQPHPDLIIRTAGEMRLSNFLLWQSAGAMLYASKVYWPDFDENEFRHALRYYNDHR, encoded by the coding sequence ATGACGGACACGGATACGAAGACGCTCACCCAGACTTCAAGTCCGATCCATGCACCCGTTAGAACGCTGCCGCAGCACATCGGCATCATCATGGATGGCAACGGGCGTTGGGCGCGCGCCCGCGGCCTGCCCCGCCACGCGGGTCATCGCGCCGGCGTCGAGAATCTGCGCCGCACCATCCGTGCCGTAGGGGAACACGGCATTGGCTACATGACCATCTACGCATTTTCCACCGAAAACTGGCATCGGCCCAAACAGGAAGTCAAACACCTGATCGCACTCATCGACCCCTTTCTGGAACGCGAGCTGCCGGAACTGCACAAAGAAGGCGTCCAATTACGGCACCTGGGAACGCTGAACGGACTGCCGCCTTCCACGCAGCGCAACGTCCGTAAAGCGACCGAACTCACCCGCAACAACCGGAATTTGATCCTCAACATCGCCTTCAACTACGGCGGTCGCGCGGAGGTTGCGAACGCCATCCGCCAGATCCTGCGTGAAGGAACATCGGTGGACGACGTCTGCGAAGCCCTCGTCGAGCAGCACCTCTACACCGCCGGTCAACCCCATCCGGATCTCATCATACGCACGGCGGGAGAGATGCGCCTGTCGAATTTCCTGCTCTGGCAGAGCGCTGGCGCCATGCTGTACGCCAGTAAGGTCTATTGGCCGGATTTTGATGAAAATGAGTTCCGGCATGCTCTGCGATATTACAACGATCATCGATAA
- a CDS encoding DegV family protein has product MSKIAIVTDSDASLPQDVATKWGIVQVPVNVHFGEETFRTGVDIDEAALFERIDREGALPTTSAPAPGVFMQTFQDVLDGTADSIVCFCVSSEVSAIYSAACTARDSMPRKDISVVDTRTLSMSQGFMVLAAAEAAAGGASKEDVIAHAQDVGARSHLFAALATLKYLAMSGRVGHVTAGIANVLNVKPILTICDGKLDLLERVRTQGKAFERVIELAVEASGGKAVERMAIIHVVAQEAAKRFEAQLREKLTCPQDSLLADMTAGLSVHSGAGLVGVSFVVER; this is encoded by the coding sequence GTGTCCAAAATCGCGATCGTCACCGACAGCGACGCCAGTCTGCCCCAGGATGTGGCCACGAAGTGGGGTATCGTACAGGTTCCAGTGAACGTTCATTTTGGTGAGGAAACGTTTCGGACGGGCGTGGACATCGATGAGGCGGCTTTATTCGAGCGCATCGATCGCGAGGGTGCCTTGCCGACGACCTCCGCGCCGGCGCCCGGCGTGTTTATGCAGACCTTTCAGGACGTGCTGGATGGGACTGCCGATTCGATCGTGTGCTTCTGCGTCAGCAGCGAAGTCAGCGCGATATACAGCGCCGCCTGCACGGCGCGCGATTCGATGCCGCGAAAGGACATCTCCGTCGTCGACACGCGCACGTTGAGCATGAGCCAGGGGTTCATGGTCCTGGCTGCGGCGGAAGCCGCTGCCGGCGGGGCTTCGAAGGAAGATGTCATCGCACACGCTCAAGACGTCGGGGCGCGCTCGCATCTCTTTGCCGCCCTGGCGACGTTGAAGTACCTGGCGATGAGCGGACGTGTGGGGCACGTGACGGCGGGGATCGCCAACGTGCTCAACGTCAAACCGATCCTCACCATCTGCGACGGGAAATTGGACTTGTTGGAGCGTGTTCGCACGCAAGGCAAGGCGTTCGAGCGCGTCATCGAGCTCGCAGTGGAAGCTTCCGGCGGGAAGGCCGTCGAACGCATGGCGATCATCCACGTCGTCGCGCAGGAAGCCGCGAAACGATTCGAAGCTCAACTGCGCGAGAAGTTGACCTGTCCGCAGGACAGCTTGCTGGCCGACATGACGGCCGGTCTGTCCGTGCATTCGGGCGCAGGGTTGGTGGGTGTGTCGTTCGTAGTTGAAAGATAA
- a CDS encoding ATP-binding protein: MSGEFTLDWAVLAVSLFNTIILVWLGLAVLLNAERRRLGVWVVGCGLLAGGVFFLGHSAVFGLGFNLFGQSVALWWQLSWIPVVALPFAWYVIMLWYTGFWDEADTPLRLRHRIWLPAAVLLTIATGILFIVANPLPTFTRVLFGDLYSAGSGESPPMLFLIFPLNLVFCIGLSLDVLRRPGPTGRVMGDIARSRARPWLVAASIVLLVVSLLIVWVMAVLLLGSGDIFHVDMAVPLAWLDLCIASLIGLAVVLTGQAIVSYEVFTGKTLPRRGLRRYWQQTIGLAAGYATLLGWSITMQFRPIFSLLLATIMMTVFYAGISWRSYVERERYMQQLRPLVVSQRLYDQLLRSSTALPADVDVETPFNGLCEDVLETQVAYLAALGPLSPFTGPPLSYPKKFEVAFPSLVEIKERFESPEVIWLALDPEQYGGANIAVPLWSELGLIGVLFLGEKRDGGLYTQEEIEIARTIGERLIDVWASAEMAGRLMMLQRQRLAESQVIDQQTRRVLHDELLPRLHTAMLALRSEQLEGETAKSRAIETLGEVHRQIADMLREMRSTTAPEVATLGLIGALRRVVEEDFPQSFDSVTWKVGEDVEQQIGRIPPLISEVLYYAGREAIRNAVKHGRGADEGVELHLRVVIDCKEGLEILIEDDGQGIVEKDSDQRSGGQGLAFHGTMMAVIGGSLSIESAPGIFTRVVLSLPRDAW; encoded by the coding sequence TTGAGCGGTGAATTCACGCTGGACTGGGCCGTTTTGGCCGTTTCTCTTTTCAACACCATCATCCTGGTATGGTTGGGTTTGGCCGTTTTGCTCAACGCAGAACGCCGGAGGCTGGGCGTTTGGGTGGTGGGGTGTGGACTGCTGGCCGGAGGCGTCTTCTTCCTGGGGCACTCGGCGGTTTTCGGACTGGGCTTCAATTTGTTCGGTCAAAGCGTGGCCCTATGGTGGCAGTTGAGCTGGATTCCCGTCGTCGCCTTGCCGTTTGCCTGGTACGTCATCATGCTCTGGTATACGGGATTCTGGGACGAAGCCGACACGCCTCTGCGACTGCGCCATCGAATCTGGCTGCCCGCCGCAGTGTTGTTGACGATTGCCACGGGGATCCTTTTTATCGTGGCCAATCCACTGCCCACTTTTACGCGGGTGCTGTTCGGGGATCTTTACAGCGCGGGTTCCGGGGAAAGTCCCCCCATGCTCTTTCTCATCTTCCCTTTGAATCTCGTTTTCTGCATCGGGTTGTCTTTGGACGTGCTGCGCCGGCCCGGACCGACGGGGCGTGTCATGGGTGACATCGCGCGCAGCCGGGCGCGGCCCTGGTTGGTGGCCGCTTCGATCGTGCTGCTCGTCGTCAGTCTGCTGATCGTGTGGGTGATGGCAGTGTTGCTGCTGGGAAGCGGAGACATCTTCCACGTGGACATGGCCGTGCCGCTGGCGTGGTTGGATTTATGCATTGCTTCATTGATCGGCCTGGCGGTTGTTCTCACCGGACAGGCGATCGTTTCGTACGAAGTCTTTACCGGCAAGACCCTTCCCAGACGAGGCTTGCGGCGATACTGGCAGCAAACCATCGGGCTGGCCGCCGGCTACGCCACGCTGTTGGGCTGGAGCATCACGATGCAGTTCCGCCCGATTTTCAGCTTGCTGTTGGCCACCATCATGATGACGGTTTTCTACGCCGGGATCAGCTGGCGTTCGTATGTCGAGCGAGAGCGGTACATGCAGCAATTGAGACCACTTGTCGTCAGCCAACGCCTGTACGATCAGCTACTGCGCTCGTCTACCGCGTTGCCGGCGGACGTCGATGTCGAGACACCGTTCAACGGTCTATGTGAGGACGTGTTGGAGACGCAGGTGGCGTATTTGGCGGCGTTGGGTCCGTTATCGCCGTTTACCGGCCCGCCGTTGAGTTATCCGAAGAAGTTTGAGGTGGCTTTCCCCTCGCTCGTTGAAATCAAGGAGCGCTTCGAGAGCCCGGAAGTGATCTGGTTGGCGCTCGATCCGGAGCAATACGGCGGCGCCAACATCGCGGTACCACTGTGGAGCGAACTCGGGTTGATCGGTGTCCTGTTCCTGGGTGAAAAACGCGACGGCGGCCTGTACACGCAGGAGGAGATCGAGATCGCTCGCACGATCGGAGAGCGCCTGATCGACGTCTGGGCGAGCGCTGAAATGGCCGGTCGGTTAATGATGCTGCAGCGGCAGCGCCTGGCCGAAAGCCAGGTGATCGATCAGCAAACGCGTCGTGTGCTTCACGACGAACTGCTGCCCCGATTGCACACCGCCATGTTGGCTTTGCGCAGCGAGCAGCTCGAGGGGGAGACAGCGAAGTCGCGGGCGATCGAAACGCTTGGAGAAGTCCACCGCCAGATCGCAGACATGCTGCGCGAGATGCGCTCGACGACGGCTCCCGAAGTGGCGACGCTGGGTTTGATCGGCGCACTGCGGCGGGTGGTCGAGGAGGATTTCCCGCAATCGTTCGACAGCGTCACCTGGAAGGTGGGAGAGGATGTCGAGCAGCAAATCGGCAGGATTCCACCGCTCATTTCCGAGGTGTTGTATTACGCCGGCCGGGAAGCGATCCGCAATGCGGTCAAACACGGCCGGGGAGCGGATGAGGGCGTGGAACTCCATTTGCGCGTGGTTATCGATTGCAAAGAAGGATTGGAAATCTTGATCGAGGATGATGGGCAGGGGATCGTGGAAAAGGATTCCGATCAGCGGAGCGGCGGTCAGGGTTTGGCTTTTCACGGGACGATGATGGCGGTGATCGGTGGGTCGTTGTCGATTGAAAGTGCTCCGGGGATCTTCACGCGCGTGGTCTTGTCCCTGCCGCGAGATGCGTGGTAG
- a CDS encoding LytTR family transcriptional regulator DNA-binding domain-containing protein: MTLESRHHPILPTAMIELKNLQKTTGQRTAVDISVLKVLAGQVVGLVGPVGSGKVELLAMLTGKSRPSTGTLRVAGLDPIADREEYSRRVGFLFAEDGLYQQRSPIANLQFHGKLHGLPKSKAQETLQRVGLGDHGKSKLDQLSSSLQRRLAFGRAILHDPEALILEEPFARCDKSSIDLLSDLIRALAERGAAVLILADDSTLLEPICDTIHVLNEGRIQSTVKPDEERQISAPFKIPVKLEGRVALVNPTDIIYADAEEGRADLHTTYGERLSTQFTLSELEIRLARSGFFRAHRGYLVNLQHVTEVIPFTRNSYSLRLDDEEATLIPLSKTAAAELKDLLGY, encoded by the coding sequence ATGACGCTAGAATCAAGACATCATCCGATTTTGCCGACGGCCATGATTGAACTGAAAAACCTGCAAAAAACCACTGGGCAACGTACGGCGGTCGACATTTCCGTGTTGAAGGTCCTGGCCGGCCAGGTCGTCGGTCTGGTCGGACCGGTCGGCAGCGGCAAGGTCGAACTGCTCGCCATGCTGACGGGCAAATCACGACCTTCCACCGGCACGCTGCGCGTGGCCGGGCTCGATCCCATCGCGGACCGTGAGGAATACAGCCGCCGCGTCGGTTTCCTCTTCGCCGAAGACGGACTCTACCAGCAGCGTTCACCCATCGCCAATCTGCAGTTCCACGGGAAACTGCATGGCCTTCCGAAGTCCAAAGCGCAGGAAACCCTGCAGCGAGTCGGACTCGGTGATCACGGCAAATCCAAATTGGACCAACTGTCCTCCAGCCTGCAGCGGCGCCTGGCCTTCGGGCGCGCCATCCTGCACGATCCCGAGGCGCTGATCCTGGAGGAACCCTTTGCCCGCTGCGACAAATCTTCGATCGACTTGCTTTCCGATCTGATACGCGCTCTCGCCGAGCGCGGAGCAGCGGTGCTCATCCTGGCCGACGACAGCACGCTGCTCGAACCGATCTGCGACACGATCCACGTGCTCAACGAAGGCCGCATCCAATCGACGGTCAAACCCGACGAAGAACGCCAGATCTCGGCGCCGTTTAAAATCCCGGTCAAATTGGAAGGACGGGTGGCCCTGGTCAATCCGACCGACATCATCTACGCCGACGCCGAAGAGGGCCGGGCCGATCTGCACACCACGTACGGTGAACGCCTGTCCACGCAGTTCACGCTGTCCGAACTCGAAATCCGCCTGGCCCGCAGCGGCTTCTTCCGCGCCCACCGCGGTTACCTGGTCAACCTGCAGCACGTCACGGAAGTCATCCCCTTCACGCGCAACAGCTATTCGCTGCGTCTCGACGACGAGGAAGCCACGCTGATTCCGCTCAGTAAGACCGCCGCCGCCGAGCTCAAAGACCTGCTTGGCTATTGA
- a CDS encoding ABC transporter ATP-binding protein: MKAIQVQDLHRYYNGVKAVRGISFEVEFGEVFGFLGPNGAGKSTTIKVLTGQLRPTSGSAQVVGCDVVEERQQLKPQIGVVFEYQNLYERLSARDNLKFSARLYGVPRRRIDEMLAQVGLLDRAKDKIKTYSNGMKQRLLIARALLHRPKVLFLDEPTRGLDPGVARGIRKIVEQLVEQGVTVFLTTHYMEEADRLSDRVAIIDEGRIVAIDTPDKLKAEYGEGEAATLEDVFIKLTGNELY, translated from the coding sequence ATGAAAGCTATTCAAGTCCAGGATTTACACCGCTACTACAACGGCGTGAAAGCCGTGCGGGGCATCAGCTTCGAGGTCGAGTTCGGCGAGGTCTTCGGATTTCTCGGGCCCAACGGCGCCGGAAAATCGACCACCATCAAAGTGCTCACGGGGCAGCTTCGGCCGACCTCCGGCTCGGCACAGGTCGTCGGCTGCGACGTCGTCGAGGAGCGCCAGCAGTTGAAGCCGCAGATCGGCGTGGTCTTCGAATACCAGAATCTATACGAGCGCCTTTCCGCCCGCGACAATCTGAAATTTTCGGCCCGGTTGTACGGCGTGCCCAGGCGCCGCATCGACGAGATGCTGGCGCAGGTCGGGCTGCTCGATCGTGCCAAGGATAAAATCAAGACCTACTCCAACGGCATGAAACAGCGGCTGCTCATCGCCCGTGCGCTGCTGCATCGACCCAAGGTGCTCTTTCTAGACGAACCGACCCGAGGCCTGGATCCGGGCGTGGCGCGTGGAATCCGCAAAATCGTCGAGCAGCTCGTGGAGCAAGGCGTGACGGTGTTCCTCACCACCCATTACATGGAAGAGGCCGACCGATTGAGCGACCGCGTGGCGATCATCGACGAAGGCCGGATCGTCGCCATTGACACACCGGACAAGTTGAAAGCCGAGTACGGCGAAGGCGAAGCAGCCACGCTGGAAGACGTTTTTATCAAACTCACCGGAAATGAACTCTATTGA
- a CDS encoding NAD-dependent epimerase/dehydratase family protein, with translation MRVLITGGTGFIGRPLTRKALQRGWEVTLVVRAPDSKAARELADMGANLVLGDVTDRATLEAAFSVAQPELFFHNAGWYELGIPRRMRRRMWGVNVEGTENALTLAAEYEVRKAVYTSSTTALGDTGGELVDESFTRRAEPLSYYEYTKREAHALAGRHQAAGEPVVIACPAQAVGPGDHSAFGWLARLFVRGLLPPFVWAPGSSFTFGHVDDVATALILAGEKGKAGELYFTAGKVLTLRKMLKVWGDAANRKPPFIWLPKAIALAQAALIAPLLRLAGKPAFISPEVVRSSFVSFRYSSAKAEAQLGAEFRSAEQAWSDTIEKEFSRTSSNEKLKLDAGDQ, from the coding sequence ATGCGAGTTTTGATCACGGGCGGCACGGGTTTCATTGGACGACCACTGACACGGAAAGCATTGCAACGCGGTTGGGAAGTGACGTTGGTCGTACGGGCGCCCGATTCGAAAGCGGCGCGCGAGCTTGCGGACATGGGCGCCAACCTGGTTCTGGGCGACGTCACAGATCGGGCCACGTTGGAGGCGGCGTTTTCGGTCGCACAACCCGAGCTTTTCTTCCACAACGCGGGTTGGTACGAGCTGGGCATCCCGCGCCGCATGCGAAGACGGATGTGGGGCGTTAATGTGGAGGGCACGGAAAATGCGCTGACGCTGGCGGCTGAATACGAGGTGCGTAAGGCCGTTTATACTTCATCTACAACGGCGTTGGGGGATACCGGCGGCGAACTCGTGGACGAATCGTTTACGCGTCGTGCGGAGCCTCTCAGCTACTATGAGTACACCAAGCGTGAAGCGCACGCACTTGCTGGGCGGCATCAAGCGGCCGGCGAACCCGTGGTCATTGCTTGTCCGGCGCAGGCGGTTGGTCCCGGCGATCATTCGGCGTTCGGGTGGTTGGCGCGGCTTTTTGTGCGCGGTCTGCTGCCTCCGTTCGTCTGGGCTCCGGGAAGCAGCTTTACTTTCGGGCACGTAGATGATGTCGCTACGGCGTTGATCCTGGCGGGAGAGAAGGGGAAAGCCGGGGAGCTATATTTTACTGCAGGGAAGGTACTTACGCTGCGGAAGATGCTGAAAGTTTGGGGGGACGCCGCCAATCGAAAACCGCCATTTATCTGGTTGCCCAAAGCGATCGCACTGGCGCAGGCCGCGCTGATCGCACCCCTGCTCAGGCTTGCCGGAAAGCCTGCGTTCATCTCGCCGGAGGTCGTGCGCAGCAGTTTCGTGTCTTTCCGCTACAGCTCGGCCAAGGCAGAAGCACAGTTGGGCGCCGAGTTTCGATCCGCAGAACAAGCGTGGAGCGATACGATCGAGAAGGAATTCTCTCGCACATCGTCGAATGAAAAGCTGAAACTTGATGCTGGAGATCAATGA
- a CDS encoding ABC transporter permease: WASDDAAASLRSFFEETLSASVNQNLRLDLAGHTLYTRMDSAGFAFLTSLTVLLALSMGGMYIVPHLMFEEKQTRTLDSLMVSPATHLEILTAKVIAGGTIAVLAGLLTFIINAVLVTQWWAAILACLSGALFFTAVGLLVGTVLESKQQMTLWGFLLMFAMLIPALLVTLGSFLKADILTLLRLTPSVALINLVRAAFANPIPLRSLGINLALLLGWAAALYIITLTLLRRKDRAND, encoded by the coding sequence ACTGGGCTTCGGACGATGCCGCTGCCTCACTTCGCAGCTTTTTCGAAGAAACGCTGAGCGCCAGTGTAAATCAGAACCTGCGTCTCGATCTCGCAGGCCACACGCTCTACACCCGGATGGACTCGGCTGGTTTTGCCTTCCTGACTTCGTTGACGGTGCTGCTGGCGCTTTCCATGGGCGGCATGTACATCGTGCCGCATCTGATGTTCGAGGAAAAGCAGACTCGCACGCTGGACTCCCTGATGGTGTCGCCGGCAACGCATCTCGAAATCCTGACCGCGAAAGTCATCGCCGGAGGCACGATCGCCGTTCTCGCCGGTCTGCTCACTTTCATCATCAACGCAGTCCTGGTGACGCAGTGGTGGGCCGCAATCCTGGCCTGTTTGAGCGGCGCGCTGTTCTTCACCGCCGTGGGACTGCTCGTCGGCACCGTCCTGGAGAGCAAACAGCAAATGACGCTCTGGGGGTTCCTGCTCATGTTCGCCATGCTCATCCCGGCGCTGCTGGTAACCCTGGGATCCTTCCTCAAGGCGGATATCCTGACCCTGCTGCGGCTCACTCCCTCCGTGGCCCTGATCAATCTGGTGCGTGCCGCATTCGCCAACCCGATACCCCTGCGATCGCTGGGCATCAACCTCGCATTGCTTCTCGGGTGGGCGGCCGCGCTCTACATCATCACCCTCACCCTCCTGCGCAGAAAGGATCGTGCCAATGACTGA